The Acropora muricata isolate sample 2 unplaced genomic scaffold, ASM3666990v1 scaffold_718, whole genome shotgun sequence genome contains the following window.
tattaattaacaattacacccATAGGCCTTGTGGGCTGTGGGCTAATAGCCTTTGAAgcaaagccgaatgggctattgaccctgtGGCCCTTGAGGATAAAGGttctaactgttttagtatcacccaactagtcacacagaaaaggcaataataaatttagcaaattcaagttaaagaaatatttacttggCAATAAAGCGAACGAAGCGTcacgcttttcgctacttgaGTACTATTAATAACTGTTCTTTATTAGCAttggcaatcaaaatgcagggtttgcattagtccactagttgggtgatactaattaattCGAACAACAATTCAGCGTGCTTTGAATTGCAAAAAGCCCTTTTTATCGTATCCCCAAAACACACAGCCAACACATGGAcggatacgacccgtgaatggcttgacacgacttgtacgacccgtacaggtcgtgaaacaatggtttacgggttgtacaggtcgtggatcaatggtgacatgaatatcattagtaacactgcGCTTCGTTACCTCGAcggtacgacccgtacgagtcgtacgactcgtacgggtcgtgaaacaatggtttacgagtcgtacagttggtgaagtgtatatcattagagagagacttacggtgtatatacaagtccacgactcgtacgactcgtgaaacaatggttcacgagtcggaccattggtgaactgcatagattacatactgatgataagcaattctgccgaactcatACCACCCGTGAATGGCTGGAGAGACAAAGATGCTACAGACAATGCAtattcttcgctctgaaaacgtgaatgccccgaatcgcaaaacacgacgaatattcttcgttctcaaagcgtgagagccctatagcgcctgaatacatatacagtgctcttccGAGTACCAAAGCAGGAGAGGCTAAAATGCGCTACTATTACTAAGAATGTATGTTTCTCGTTCTAAAATCCTAAATgccccaaagcacaaaacacaatgaatattcttcgttctcaaagcgtgagagccgaagAGCGCTCTATACCCTCTTCTCATACGAACCGTGAATCGAGAGGGAAACACGCGAAGGACAATGAGTGCTCTTCGAATTCGTTCTGAAAAGGGGAATGCCACAATGcgcaaagcacaatgaatattcttcgttctcaaaacgtgagagcccattagctctatatatatacagtgctcttcggagtcctaaagcaggagaatctaaaagggctacttagaatgtaatcctctttctaaaagcgtaaacggtcaaaagcacaaaacactgttctcaaagcgtgatagcccaagagggctatatatacagtataAAATCGGTATTTTAAAGAATGTATATTGTGACAGCAGAAGCCACTGATGTGGCATGTTCCATTGTGAAACCATGCCTTGCTCAGGGTGGAATGTAGAGTTTCATTTCAAAAAATCtgtttaatgattttagtttacttaccaaacattgtttttattcctacaccatgacactttcccggttatcattctttatttcatgtcattacaaattaaatcatATGCCTATTTATTTTAGAGCTTTCAAGTGCTctcaagttattcaaaaggcttgttataatttgacattacataaccaacatatattatttcatttaagacaatgaaatcatgatagtgacacagagtgtaatgcaggttatattattttagaacaaaaggaagaatttattaGGCTCCAGTTACAAGTTGTGagatataatttcaaacaaaatgcaaaaagcaaagtgcaatgctgacaatttcaaccaaattccccagtttattgtaggtgatattgtatgggacactaacccagttatatttcttattgtgtACCACTTGTACACGATACAAATGGAGCCATACAATGCCTTAACGTTTGCTCAACATACACTCACTTAATCACCCATAgttcccatagaattttttggaaatttaagacttcatctctttagaatgaaaacatttgttaactaatatcacacaaaagggcagatgaactaagtactacatcatttcttttaaggaggctcacaatagttttaggactgggttctagccgggcgaatcacgcgtgtcaatcgcgggatttttaaaagccatggagaaggtaaacaaatatggcggcgagtaatttactctattcatgtccagtttaTAGGGTAAATcgcttttttttgaaatttttagccgctaaaagtctttatttgtactattagctaaagaaaaaactgcttgccgatcaggatatgtggtgccgagaagaaaattttatagtttttatgtacgtgctgcgatcgatcgtgacaccatggagtggactacgaaattcccgagatcaaaaccatgcacacatttacttcgttatcttaaccttggctggctttgtatgtggctttagtgtacttaatccatcggtggactatgctggagaagaggaggaaaactctgtctgaggcaattttggtcgccatatcataaaggttttaatggacaatgtttgcgcatgcgaaaagcgggatcttgtaaagcccagattttggaaacgcgcgtggattttgttgagacgtGAAGTGAATTacttcaaaaacaagtgcggtgaccccactattttcttttaacattgggtagtgtagactaagaggaaacaactggtaaaattaaaagaaattctctggaccggatttatagccactgaaaaattacggtttttagcaattacgtaaaatctgctccagagaatttttttaaactctctataattgctccggttttcatgtaaaattggataaaattaagaaaaataggggtcaccgagttaatttttgcgctattagcgtcagaagctccatgatggctcctcttcagaaccatatgctgttgctatggtaaccgctgatgacgtcacgtgagtgtgtttaggttcactgatgatcgagctaataactgttaccaagaaactataagaaaagctattattttgcttttttgaatccttcaaatgtcaaagtgctagaaaacctaaaaactattgtgagcctccttaacctaaatgaaataaatctccatgcatgcttttttcaattacttttggaaaaatatttttgcaaaacattttcactaatgTGTTGCTGGTGCACGAATGGCAAGCCATTCATAACCAATGCCCTTGAAAGCACtaacaacaaagaatgtgattttaatgaaccaCATGTCCAACAAATACCTCCAGTTGATGTGTGCAAGAAAGTGCTAGGCAATGTTTCActtaaacctggaaaagttgtcagtcttaccatactcacccagaaaggcttttttcaaaagaacactcaaggcttaagtggaaaatccctaatgcagaaggtatgtactagtcaaataaccataatgattatttaaaatgacatccactaagtggaactaacaaacattaatgaatgacttttcatactcatgtcagtagtcagttccatttgtttatgttaaatttcaaacttatATGAAACTTCTCCACAACCACTTTTTCCAAATCAGGCCTAGCCCAATAATCCATATTTATTCCTTGCTTTCAAAGGTGTTAAATGTCTTACTAACTCTGCACCTTGGAAAAGTAGAAACCTCCACCATTCCTGGAAACAAATCCCAGGTAATAAGCACAATATCTCAAATACAAACAAGATTGCCAGAAGACACAAAATGGTCAATACGGAAATCATCTACAGGATCAAACAACAGACGGGATTTTATTTTAAGTCAAATAatggacattttggaaattgttaataaaggacttggaagaatgaaaagaacttttgtacccgctctaatatctcaacaaaattttgcctcgttaataagaaatatttctaaaacgCCTATCAGTCATAATAAGCAATTCAGAGCATCAGCAAATCATTATGATCAGCACTTCAATGTGGATTAAAGTTTAATGACATAATCTCATCAAACTACTGCCTCGATCAGTAGGgatctttctttcaccaccacatgaaatcaattattgatacttttaatcACTTATAATTGCTCAAGGTTCATTTTTGGGTGAGGACACCTGTTCCGGAAaatcatgatgatgcaatcaccttcatacaacGAATGCTAtcagttggagtcaaccctgagcctacagaaaggcatatgaagcagatcatgaagagaggtacttgttacaaactaaatgaaggaacattaccagttgaccaaattcaatgtatttaacattctcacagctcaaaatgacattcaattcattaattgattctgcttcatgttataagaattatatttacaccattctcacaaagtctagtttacttcgttaaaagaaaaaccaattcaaaatggacaggtcacttctattgctggAAACCTGTATTGCCAATTAAGCcactgcaaaaagttgcatgttttctttttgtcaacattttcacaaaaacaaggcaaattttgttttcgcaaaaCACGCTCTAGTTTGATttcaggaaacaacatttcattataGATGCATGCTATTGCTGTATCTTTAAATCCCGGCCTTAGCTCATATACTTATCaaggtttataaaaatatgatattaccaAGGTTACTTAACATGATTTGCAAGGAATACCATTTGACCCAGTTTCAAGGCATTATATATAGTACGTACTGAAGTATCTTGTGTGACCCTGGAAACTTATAACTTATAACGGACACCCTCTGTTAAGGGGAGACTAACACAGATACCAAAGGGATACACCTAATAAAAGTGTGACtgttatatacaaaaaaaacaccaagcaataataaacaatacctccacatatactacaactgagcctctatccattcatttttcattgcagtgatagacatctacaagaatacaactacaggaaacaaattattgattcaagcagttcttcaacatgctctctattcaaaaagacaaagacaagagtaatatcatcaatgccaaagaattgtgacagaaactAATACACCAAGAATAAATACAATCACtttctgaaaacttattttgacattaaaattactgtttataaatcagatttataaccttaatcttttcatacaaattttttaccgataaaaatttaaagcccttgacattgaatactcaggtgatacaacaaggtttaaaaaagtattaacaaaaaacagaactttcttccaattttgccacaacaaacttaattaaatggaatattaatcaatttagacagCACACAACAACATTATATCATTAAAACCATAATTATACAATGTAGAAGGCATTGGATCCAGAGAGAAAATTTCAGGGATAAAAGATGATAATGATATTAACTGCTTATAATAGGATCTACATACTTTTTAGGGAATCTTCAATATACTCAGGTGGTTAAAATGAGTGCGGAAgatcaatttacattttaattttggagcacacCAGATTCCTGCAAATATGCATTCCAAATAATACGTTATTTTGGCAAGTTACTGTTCGCAAATTAATTGTTTCAGttgcaatgccatgcattgtaaTAAGGTAAATTTGAGGTGTATAATACCAGGAGAGGAACCTGGGTTTTGCTAGCAATGAATTTCCACTTAGTAAAAAAgcttattattgttgttctaataaAGACAATTAAAGGTTAGTTCATATAAAAAAGATATCGATAGTTCATAGAGCATGGCTTTCATATATAAGAGCATATGTAAATATGTTCACTACGTAAACAATAGCcattattgaaaatagtttgttcctgttgatacaattccacataactttggtattctgactgtaaattgctatatatgtatgcactacaatggccataatctaaacaaaacataacgagactgtcaaatgtaactaaaaaaaaacactgtcacatgcaagaacaataaccaaaacacagcatacattgcaacaaaacaatgttgatcagagttcacagggttttttttttaacaattttccattactcatagagagttaaagtattaatgcatattgactttgtttacaatgtcattgaaataaattttaattactgtttTAAACTGGAAATATGTTACAATTAACTTACGTGGTCAATTTATGGGGGAAACTTCTTTGAGCAAGATACAGTGTCAGAGTCCCACATCAATTtgtgttataattatattttcagttacACATTAACCAAACATAAATCCAGAGACCATTCAATGGGCCTCTGATAGGTATACAATTACACATAATTAAATGAACCTGCAATGCAATAACCTGTTTCAGCAACTACGAGTGCCGACAGAACAAGAAGCCCGAAGTGACAGAAGGGTCAGCAAACGTCACAAACCGAGCCCGAGTCCTTGCCACGGGTCTCCGCAACAAGACACTGGGatagtgaaacaaattaaaacgtatGAGTACTGTTACTCTCGCCACAAAATTCATTCACGAGGACTACGCTTGGTACTTGTGATTAGTCATCCACTAATACACACTGGTTTAAGACCTTCtaacacatgaattttagctttcagacaGCATACAAAACATACTTCACACGAAATGCTATACATAATATCAAACCGAGCATTTACAGCGAATACACCTCATTGTTATCGCATTGTTTTCGAAACGTAGTCAGAAGTatcgagttaaaacattttccataggGCCGCCTTCCATATGTGCAAAATACCGAACAGAAACGCAACACAATGAAACCGATAGTTAATGCACGCTACTCTAAGGGGGATTCTTATACAAAACAGTTGAAGACCCAATTGAGCGAGACTACAAACCTTAACGGAACCGAGATTATTCAATTACATGAGTTTGATTGAGtcacaaatatatatttcaacacTTGCAGTGTCACTTATACCATCGTTAAACTAAAATTAGCGCTTAGAATTTCAAGATTATTGTGACAACCGCTTTCAAATTAACTCACAGAACCTTATAAGAAATTATCTTCCCAAAATCCACCTTCAAACTTCCAAGTCGTTTTACGTTTCTTCTACAATATCCGACATTTTGATCGTGCTAGAATGATCATGTACGCAATATTGGTGTGTCTTACACCATGCGacacgaaaaccattgtttcacgaccagtTCGGATAGTACGGATCGTGGACTTGTTAAACTAACTaaatcgtacgggtcgtggacttcaaTATACATCCTAAGTCTCTCCAAtggtatgcagttcacaaactgtacgactcgtaagctaTTGTTTCACGACTCGTACAAGTCGCACGGGTCGTGGGCTTGTAtgtacaccccaagtccctgtaatgatatgcagttcacaaactgtacgactcgtaagccattgtttcacgacccgtacgagtcgtacgagtcgtacgggtcgtgggctTGTATATATActccaagtccctctaatgatatgcagttcacaaactgtacgactcgtaagccattgcttcacgagtcgtacgagtcgtacgggttgtggacttgtatatacgcCCCAAGATtttctaatgatatgcagttcacaaactgtacgactcgtaagccattgtttcacgaccggtacgagtcgtacgggtcctGGACTTGtctatacaccccaagtccctctaatgatatgcagttcacaaactgtacgactcgtaagccattgtttcacgacccgtacgagtcgtacgagtcgtacgggtcgtggacttgtatatacaccccaagtccctctaatgatatgcagttcacaaactgtacgactcgtaaactaTTGTCcaacgacccgtacgagtcgtacgggtcgtggacttgtatatacaccccaagtccctctaatgatacgcagttcacaaactgtatgactcgtaagccattgtttcacgacccgtacgagtcgtacgggttgtggacttgtatatacgcCCCAAGTTtttctaatgatatgcagttcacaaactgtacgactcgtaagccattgtttcacgacccgtacgagtagtacgggtcgtggacactgtatatacaccccaagtccctctaatgatatgcagttcacaaactgtacgactcgtaagcctttgtttcacgacccgtacgagtcgtacgagtcgtacgggtcgtggacttgcatatacaccccaagtccctctaatgatatgcagttcacaaactgtacgactcgtaagctaTTGTTTCACgccccgtacgagtcgtacgggtcgtggacttgtatatacaccttaagtccctctaatgatatgcagttcacaaactgtacgactcgtaaaccattgtccaacgacccgtacgagttgtacgagtcgtacgggtcgtggacttgtatatacaccccaagtccctctaatgatatgcagttcacaaactgtacgactcgtaaaccattgtttaacgacccgtacgagtcgtacgagtcgtacgagtcgtacgggtcgtggacttgcatatacaccctaAGTCTCTGCAATGATatgcacttcaccaactgtacgactcgtaaaccattgttttacgacccgtacgagtcgtacgaatcgaacgggtcgtgctaaaaggaatatgccattatacgggtcgtatcagttcgtgtatattggacaaccctcctcATCTCCGTTCTTCTTTCTCACAGAGAGTAGGAATCTGCTCAAATAATTGTCGAG
Protein-coding sequences here:
- the LOC136906950 gene encoding uncharacterized protein, with the translated sequence MQKVLNVLLTLHLGKVETSTIPGNKSQVHFWVRTPVPENHDDAITFIQRMLSVGVNPEPTERHMKQIMKRVIDIYKNTTTGNKLLIQAVLQHALYSKRQRQE